The Winogradskyella schleiferi genome contains the following window.
CTTGCTATTGTACTGCCGTTTTATGCTTTAAATATGTTTGCCTTTTCCATTTTGAATGGGTTTTCTAAACACAAATATTTACTTCTTATAAATATTCTTGGTCAGATCTTAGGACTTTTAGTGACCTTACTGCTCATATATGATGAAAATATTGATGGTGCGTTGCTCGCTATCGTGGTAACACCAGCACTTAATTTACTCATAACCATAGTTGGTATTGCCTTTAGAAAAAGTTTAATCTCTTCTATTAAGATTACACGAGTCAGTTTTTCGGTCTTGAATAAATTGGGACCTTATATGATAATGGCTTTGGTAAGCGCCATCGCAATGCCAATCGTAATGATCATTATTAGAAATTATCTCATTGATGAAATAGGCATAAAAGCCGCAGGCTATTGGACGGCCATGACACGCGTTTCAGATTATTATCTCATGTTTTTTAATTCGCTGATGGCGCTTTATATTTTGCCTCGGTATTCTGAAATCAATTCAAAACGAGAATTTAGAAAAGAAGTATTTAGTTTCTACAAAACTATTATGCCTGTATTTTTATTACTATTACTGATTATTTATTTAAGTCGGTCATTTTTGATAACTATATTATTTACAGAAGATTTTAGACCTGTTGAAAATTTATTTGGTTATCAGATTTTAGGTGATATTGCTCGCGTCCTCTCATTGGTTATTGCCTATCAGTTTTTGGCAAAAAAGATGTTTACCCATTTTATTATTTTAGAAATATTTTTATTCGTCATCATGTATGTCTCCAGTATTTATCTTATTGACGATTTTGGAGTTAAAGGAGCGGTAATGGGTCATTGTTTGAGCTATGTTATGTATTTCGGAATTATAGTACTGCTATTTAGCAGTTCCTTATTTGGTGTATTGGACGAAAAAGGTTTGGATAAATATTGAGCGTGAAGTATGAAACTGGAAGTAGTAAGTAAAGTAATAAGTAATAAGTACGAAGTAAAAAGTATGACATAACGTTCAAGGTGAAATTTGCACTTTTACTGCCAAGAACTTTCGTGATAAAACTTTGTGCCTGCTTAGTGTCTTTTGTGTAATAACTTAGATTAAGGAATAGAACTGAGAGCCAAGAATGCGGAATAATGAGGATATTATAAAAGAACATTGACTTTAGAAAAAAGAAAAAAGATTAAGGACTATAATTTACTAACAACTAACAACTAACAACTAACAACTAACAACTAACAACTAACAACTTATTGAAGCTTCCAAA
Protein-coding sequences here:
- a CDS encoding O-antigen translocase → MKKFFTYINTEVLVKAASLNMANISLRIVAGILVSKFIAVYIGPQGMALIGNLRNFLSAIQSMAISGLYKGVVKVISQVKNDVAELTKTLSTVFYFGFFTSVFLAFLCYYNAEWINNVLFSSNYNYIYIIKTLAIVLPFYALNMFAFSILNGFSKHKYLLLINILGQILGLLVTLLLIYDENIDGALLAIVVTPALNLLITIVGIAFRKSLISSIKITRVSFSVLNKLGPYMIMALVSAIAMPIVMIIIRNYLIDEIGIKAAGYWTAMTRVSDYYLMFFNSLMALYILPRYSEINSKREFRKEVFSFYKTIMPVFLLLLLIIYLSRSFLITILFTEDFRPVENLFGYQILGDIARVLSLVIAYQFLAKKMFTHFIILEIFLFVIMYVSSIYLIDDFGVKGAVMGHCLSYVMYFGIIVLLFSSSLFGVLDEKGLDKY